CCAAATTCGCGCCGATTGATGTGGCGGAACGCAAAACTTGGTCACCAATTACCCAAGCACTTCGTTTTTGGGGCATTCTGTCGATTAACTCAATAACTGCCAGACTAAACTTGTAGCATCTACCCTTTAAATCACTTCTGTAATTTTGCATCCACTTTTAACTTTTGAATTTCAATTTTGACTTTTGCCTTTTGACTTTTTGCCTTCTGCACGACCTACTCCTTGAAGTGCGTCAGTCGTGCCAATAAGGGCTGACCCCAACTGTCTTGAGCATTTTTTTATCAAAGCTGGCAAGTTTTTTCCCCGTCGCTTGAGCGACAATCAGGCAATCGGCAAAATCAAGCTTCGTTTGCTTAAAGATATCAAGAGCTACCTTGACGCTCGAGTTAATCTTTACATTAGGACGGCTGATCAAAAACCAGAAAGTCTTTTCAAGTTCTGGGCGTGTGACCCCATAGGCGTCTCCAAGGACATACTCAAGCTCCGGAAAGACAACATCCTGTAATATAATCTTTTCGCTGGAGTTAAGCAGTTGTCTAACCTTTTGGGCTTTGGTTGGGTCGTCGTTGGTAAAAAAACGAATCAAGGCGCTGGTATCAATCACGATCATCATCTG
This region of bacterium genomic DNA includes:
- a CDS encoding type II toxin-antitoxin system VapC family toxin; amino-acid sequence: MMIVIDTSALIRFFTNDDPTKAQKVRQLLNSSEKIILQDVVFPELEYVLGDAYGVTRPELEKTFWFLISRPNVKINSSVKVALDIFKQTKLDFADCLIVAQATGKKLASFDKKMLKTVGVSPYWHD